The Candidatus Reconcilbacillus cellulovorans sequence CTGAAAAACATCGATGAGCGTATCAAGATTACGTTCGGCGAGGCGTACGGCGTCGAACTGGACAGCGAGCCCGGCCGCGGCACGCGCGTCAGCATCCGCATTCCTCGAAAGGAGGCCGCCGGACATGTACAAGGTGCTGCTGGTGGATGACGAACAGATCATTCTCGAAGGCGTCTCTCAGATCGTCGACTGGGAATCGGCGGGAGCGGAACTGTGCGGCGCTTTGCCGAACGGCGCGGAGGCGTACCGGCAAATTTTCCGAGATCCGCCCGACATCGTCATCAGCGACATCCGGATGCCCGGTATGGACGGCCTCGAGCTCGTCCGCCGCACGGCGGAGACGCACCCGCGCATCCGGTTTATCCTGTTGTCCGGTTACAACGATTTCGAATATGCGCGCAGCGCGATGAAATACGGCGTCAGGCACTACCTGCTGAAACCATGTAACGAACATCAGATTCTCGGCGCGTTGCGCGAAGTGATCGACGAGTTGAAGTCGGAGGACTCCCGCGAGCAATTTTTGCGTTCCGTGCGCGAGCGGCTTGATCGGACGTTGCCGTACGTCAAAGAACAGTTTTTGCGCGAATGGCTGACAAACCGAACGTACGGCATGCGGGAGTGGGACGATTTTCGCAAATGGACGGGACTTTCTCCCGAGCTGCGCCGCGTCCGCGTCCTGTTGTTCGTTCCGGAAGGCGAGGCCGAATTCGAGCATCTGTTCGCCCTGCGCAACATCGCGGAAGAATGGCTCGGGCCGAACATGTTCAAACTAAGCGCTTCGATCGGGCATCAGGTCGTTCTGCTGACGGAAGACGCCGAAGACCATGAGCTTTTCGCCAGAGTCATTGACATCAAATCGACGTTTTCGCGTTATTACCGGCTGGATGCGACCGCGGCGATTAGCCGACCCGGCGAAGTGACCGAGGCGCGCCGTCTGTACCGTGAGGCGCTCGAGTCGCTGCGCTTACGGTTCCATCTGGGCGAAGGCAGCGTCATCACCGCCGCGGACGTGCAGGCGCTCGGCGTCGGTTCCGACGCCGGCGGTCCGTCCGCCGAAGAGCTCGCCGTCGACGGCCAGGCGCTGTCGCTGGCGGTCCAAAGCGGCGACTGGGACGCGACGAAAGCGATCCTCGACCGATTTTTCGACCAGGCGGCCGCTTTGAAACGCGACCGAGCTGTCGTCAAGGCGCATTGCGTTGAGCTGTACGTCGCCCTGGCCCGGCTGGACGATGAGTCGAAACTCGCCGGTCACCTGCGCCGCCTGGCCGAATTGGAGCGGCTCGACACAGTCGCCCAACTTCGCGCGTTCGTCGAGGGGGCGGCGCGCGAAATCGTCCGCGGCCATTACGAAAAAACGAGATGCCGACACTCTTCGATCGTTGCCCGCGTGCTCGACGTCGTCCGCGAACAGCTCGGCAACCCCGACCTGTCTCTCGGCTGGGTCGCCCGCGAGATCGTCTACCTGAACGCCGACTATCTCGGCAAACTGTTCAAGCGAGAGACCGGCGAAAATTTCACCAAATACGTGACGAGACTGCGCGTCGAGCGGGCCAAAGAACTGATCCTCGCACCCGAAGAGCCGAAAATGTTCGAAGTCGCCGAAGCGGTCGGCTTCGGACACCAGCCGCATTATTTCAGCCATGTCTTCAAAAAGCTGACCGGCTTTTCGCCGTCGGAATACCGCGCGCGCTTTCGTGTCCCTTCGCAGTCGGATTTTTGAAACAACCGGACGGATTTTTGCATTTCCGTATGCCGGGGGATGCGGTATGGTGGAAGTGTCGACAATGATTCGACCGAAGGAGGTTACGAGGCGCGATGCGTCCGAAAAAGTGGACGGTGTTTCTGGCTGTCGCTGCGCTGGCGATCGGCGCGGCCGGCTGCGGTGGAGGCGGCAAGTCGGACTCGAGCAGTTCATCCGGTAACGCCAGCCCCTCCCCGTCGGCACAGCCGTCCCAGCCGCCGCAGAACATTACGCTGCGCGTCGCCTGGTGGGGGGGCCAACCGCGGCACGATTATACGCTGAAAGTCATCGAGATGTACCAGCAACAAAATCCCCATGTGAAAATCGAGCCGGAATACGCCAGCTTCGACGACTACTGGAAGCGGCTCGCCCCGCAAGCGGCGGCCAACGAACTTCCCGACGTACTGCAGATGGACCTCATGTATATCGTCCAATACGGGGAGAAAGGGCAACTGGAAGATTTGACCCCATATCTCGGCAGCATCATCAAAACCGACGACATCAGCGAAAACGTCATCAACGGAGGAAAGGTCGGCGACAAACTCTACGGCTTCAATCTCGGCGTCAACACCTTGCAGGTGCACTATGATCCCGAACTGCTGAAACAGGCCGGCGTTACGCTCGACCAGAACTGGACGTGGGACGACTACGAACGCATCGCCCTGGAGGTCAAACAGAAAACCGGACTTTATTTCGACACGTCGCTGCGTCCGGAAGTATTTTTCGGCTATTTCCTGCGGACGAAAGGCAAGACGCTGTACAGCGCGGACGGCACCTCGCTCGGCTACGATGACGACGCCTTGTTCGTCGAGTATTTCGGTCGCACCGCGCGGCTGGCCAAGGCGGGCGCTTCTCCGCTGCCCGACGTGACCGCCCAGATCAAGGGTCTCGAGGACGACTTGATGGTGAAAAAGCAGGCGGTCAGCGTCTGGCAATGGACGAACCAGTTCGTCGGCATCAGCAAGGTCGCCAACCGCCCGCTCGAGATGCATCCGCTGCCCGGTCCGAACCGAGAAAAAGGCTTGTACCTGAAACCGAGCATGTTTTTCTCGATTTCGAAAAACTCCAAGCATAAAGAAGAAGCAGCGAGATTCATTAATTTCTTCGTCAACGACATCGAGGCGAACAAACTGATCAAAGGCGACCGCGGCGTACCGGTGTCGGCCAAGGTCAAAGAGGCGCTCAAACCGGTCCTGTCCCCCGCGGAAGCGAAAGTGTTCGATTTCGTCGCCTGGGCGGAGAAAAACAGCTCGCCGATGGACCCGCCGGACCCGATCGGCGCCGCCGAAGTCGCCAACCTGCTCAAGACGTACGACGAACAGCTGAAATTCAACAAAATCACGCCGGAAGAGGCGGCGCGCAAGTTCCGCGAACAGGCGAACGCGGTTCTCGCCAAAAACAAAAAGTAATGCGATGATTCAGTCCCGCCGGGTGGCCCGGTGCCGCCGCGGGACGGCCGGGCGCCGGCCGGCACGTTCGGATTCGTCGGTCGGCGCCTTTCGTTTTTGCGAAGCGGAGGTGGCAACATGAGCGGCAACATGCGCTGGAGACGGTTGCGGCGCATCTTCGCGGAACAGGCGGTGGGCTACGCCTTCGTCGGCCCGTTTATCGTCGGCTTTCTCGCGTTCACGCTCATTCCCGTCGCGGTATCGTTTTATCTGTCGTGGACGGAATACGACGTCTTTTCGCCGCCGCGGTGGATCGGAGCGGACAATTACGAAAAAATGTTCACGGACGATCCGAAGTACTGGAAATCGGTCTACGTCACGTTTTCCTATGTCGCGGCCAGTGTGCCGCTCCGGCTGGCGTTCGCCCTGTTTGTCGCCATGTTGCTGAACACGTCGACGCGGGCGATCGGCGTCTACCGGACGGTGTACTATTTGCCGTCGATCATCGGCGGCAGCGTCGCCGTCTCGATCATGTGGCGGAACTTGTTCGGCGACGACGGCGTCGTCAACAAGGCGCTGCAGGCGCTCGGGCTCGAGCCGGTGCGTTGGTTCGGCGATCCGACGGCG is a genomic window containing:
- a CDS encoding sugar ABC transporter substrate-binding protein, whose amino-acid sequence is MRPKKWTVFLAVAALAIGAAGCGGGGKSDSSSSSGNASPSPSAQPSQPPQNITLRVAWWGGQPRHDYTLKVIEMYQQQNPHVKIEPEYASFDDYWKRLAPQAAANELPDVLQMDLMYIVQYGEKGQLEDLTPYLGSIIKTDDISENVINGGKVGDKLYGFNLGVNTLQVHYDPELLKQAGVTLDQNWTWDDYERIALEVKQKTGLYFDTSLRPEVFFGYFLRTKGKTLYSADGTSLGYDDDALFVEYFGRTARLAKAGASPLPDVTAQIKGLEDDLMVKKQAVSVWQWTNQFVGISKVANRPLEMHPLPGPNREKGLYLKPSMFFSISKNSKHKEEAARFINFFVNDIEANKLIKGDRGVPVSAKVKEALKPVLSPAEAKVFDFVAWAEKNSSPMDPPDPIGAAEVANLLKTYDEQLKFNKITPEEAARKFREQANAVLAKNKK
- a CDS encoding ABC transporter permease, with protein sequence MRWRRLRRIFAEQAVGYAFVGPFIVGFLAFTLIPVAVSFYLSWTEYDVFSPPRWIGADNYEKMFTDDPKYWKSVYVTFSYVAASVPLRLAFALFVAMLLNTSTRAIGVYRTVYYLPSIIGGSVAVSIMWRNLFGDDGVVNKALQALGLEPVRWFGDPTAALWMLILLSVWQFGSSMLIFLAGLKNIPSIYYEAAQVDGAGPVQRFVRITLPLLSPIVLFNLIMQTIAAFMTFVPAYIITKGEGSPLDGTLLYSLYLFRQAFVFSHMGYASAMAWVMLVVVGALTALLFVTSRYWVHYEAKGGGRA